One Leptospiraceae bacterium genomic region harbors:
- a CDS encoding HEAT repeat domain-containing protein yields the protein MKYLFSGCSGFFRAGLAILLLLFLFGNCQTQILKQKKEDPMKESLLSEDSRVQKLAISKILPEKRYDLLPFTTSILQNPSSPTELKLEILQFYFDNRETLASLYPEWEANLNWVLHSSGLKQEKVLCLNFLKETKNRDYLHDVMDLLSHRSLEVREAVYAYIAVLKDDRALPYLLELVNTSKDIYRYYYLESLQYIEDERLTLYLDELLEHKSPAMRTAVILAIESYKLDKAHTLIKLATGDSNYEVRKHAVLAIRNQNLKNRAYILKETLFDSHPEVREVSISSVNRFNIRYFSNYISKALEEEPLSDLRIKMIESLLHLNHHGGGKGLSVALKEDSSVEVRMLAARAIATLKAKMNLPDLLTSLRVDTSVEVKKEIARSLGVMKDKVAIPSILNGLQDRAEDLGLKIELVATLEKIDEPRVMPLLFDLIETEDEKELRLSMKSLLRRMLYKYHRPSFSLRMDRLSSL from the coding sequence ATGAAGTACCTTTTTTCGGGCTGTTCCGGTTTTTTCCGAGCAGGACTTGCTATCCTGCTACTCTTATTTCTTTTCGGAAATTGCCAGACTCAGATTCTCAAACAAAAGAAAGAAGACCCCATGAAGGAGAGTCTTCTTTCTGAAGATAGTCGCGTTCAGAAGTTAGCGATTTCCAAGATTCTACCCGAGAAGCGTTACGATCTTTTACCCTTTACTACTTCTATACTTCAAAATCCTTCTTCTCCGACTGAACTTAAGCTGGAGATCCTGCAATTTTATTTTGACAATCGGGAAACTCTGGCGAGTCTCTACCCGGAATGGGAAGCTAACCTGAACTGGGTTCTACATTCTTCCGGTTTGAAGCAGGAAAAGGTTCTCTGCCTTAATTTCTTAAAAGAAACGAAAAATCGGGACTATTTGCACGATGTAATGGACCTTTTGAGTCACAGAAGTCTTGAGGTTCGTGAAGCGGTTTATGCTTATATCGCGGTTTTAAAAGATGATAGAGCCCTACCCTATCTTCTTGAACTGGTTAATACTTCAAAAGATATTTATCGTTACTATTATCTTGAGTCTTTGCAGTATATAGAAGATGAGAGATTAACTCTGTATCTAGATGAGCTTTTAGAGCATAAAAGTCCGGCCATGCGTACGGCTGTAATTTTGGCTATTGAATCCTATAAGCTCGATAAAGCCCACACTCTTATCAAACTGGCTACCGGAGATAGTAATTATGAGGTTCGAAAACATGCGGTTCTTGCTATTCGGAATCAGAATCTGAAAAACCGAGCCTATATCCTGAAAGAAACTCTTTTTGATTCCCATCCGGAAGTAAGGGAAGTCAGCATCAGTTCTGTAAATCGATTTAACATTCGTTATTTTTCTAATTATATTTCCAAAGCTCTCGAAGAAGAACCCCTTTCCGATTTACGAATAAAGATGATCGAAAGTCTTTTGCATCTGAATCATCACGGAGGTGGAAAGGGTCTGTCTGTTGCCCTGAAGGAAGACTCTTCTGTTGAGGTTCGGATGCTGGCAGCCAGAGCTATTGCTACCTTAAAAGCCAAAATGAACCTCCCCGACTTACTAACTTCTCTTCGGGTGGATACATCGGTAGAAGTAAAAAAAGAAATTGCCCGCTCTCTAGGAGTTATGAAGGATAAAGTAGCTATACCAAGTATCCTGAACGGTCTTCAGGATAGGGCAGAAGACCTCGGTCTTAAAATTGAACTTGTAGCAACCCTCGAAAAAATAGATGAACCGAGGGTGATGCCTCTTCTATTTGACCTGATTGAAACCGAGGACG
- a CDS encoding tetratricopeptide repeat protein, protein MEFKKNRLKMENIEAEEEKFPTSQIIEEDSSAYYLPPRRSNVSIILWTLFILLLITVIGAGVYYQTEKGKKFFQGLFPQLAKSEETPKKKELADSTEKLNRIVEQPYIPRSSMDPELSACINFYRDRQVGKAMVKCEEYLNRPASDSNKSVALTILGVMYDEKGRTSLAIDKLKLAIKYDANNVHAYYNLAMAYRNSGNFGEAKLIILKAKEIAPGDSKISLLAGNILSETNDPEKAIDSYKEGISRSPNDPFLSYNLALSLYKQGKAPEAIENFQKAILAAGRGQVAELSHAHLGSIYYHRGELEAAEHHFREANSLRPNNAKYLYNLGIILLRKNKKEEAVAIFEKALKAGSRDPKIYQYIAESFEDLKLHDVAIDSLKQALKMKPDDVDTMFQLADMYYSRGNLTEAEDMFRRIVRATPGDTYTETALINLGIILDELERHEEAISSLEKAIDLNPKNPNAYYNLGIAYKNSGKPTKAIEQWRKASAIEPENARNLEAIGDYYNSNGYYLEASREYEDILKKNLNNYRVKLKLSDVYYHLKSFELAEKHLYEVLNFSKNGEEIKQAHRKLALVYAAGGRKNISKAKDEAYRAAHIDPDDMESKLILARILIDTNSLVDREKAIDELTAIVRSDVKPGVAARAYNYLGLCYYKNGEFRKALREFQNAIDLDPSLTEAYDNKRAARASYEDSLQETGL, encoded by the coding sequence ATGGAATTCAAAAAGAACAGGCTAAAAATGGAGAATATTGAGGCAGAGGAAGAAAAGTTTCCCACTTCCCAGATTATCGAAGAGGACTCTTCTGCCTATTATCTGCCCCCCAGGCGTTCCAATGTATCGATTATCCTCTGGACATTATTTATCCTGCTCCTAATTACTGTTATTGGAGCAGGGGTTTATTACCAGACTGAAAAAGGGAAGAAATTCTTCCAGGGCCTGTTTCCGCAGTTAGCCAAATCCGAGGAAACTCCGAAGAAAAAAGAGCTTGCTGATTCAACTGAAAAGTTAAACAGAATTGTAGAACAACCCTATATTCCCAGAAGTTCTATGGATCCGGAGCTTTCCGCCTGCATCAATTTTTATCGGGACAGACAGGTTGGGAAAGCCATGGTGAAATGTGAGGAATACCTGAACCGTCCGGCCAGTGACTCCAATAAATCAGTCGCTCTTACTATCCTCGGGGTGATGTATGACGAGAAGGGTAGAACTTCTCTCGCCATTGATAAATTGAAACTTGCCATTAAGTATGATGCGAATAATGTTCATGCTTATTATAACCTTGCAATGGCATACCGAAATTCCGGGAATTTTGGAGAAGCCAAGCTCATCATTTTAAAGGCTAAAGAAATTGCCCCGGGTGATTCGAAGATTTCTCTTCTGGCCGGGAACATTCTAAGTGAAACCAACGACCCTGAAAAAGCTATCGATAGCTATAAGGAAGGTATCAGCCGTTCTCCGAATGATCCTTTTTTAAGTTATAACCTCGCTTTAAGTCTCTATAAGCAGGGAAAAGCACCGGAAGCTATCGAGAACTTTCAAAAGGCCATCCTCGCAGCAGGAAGAGGACAGGTAGCTGAGCTGTCACATGCTCATCTGGGTTCGATTTATTACCACAGGGGAGAATTAGAAGCAGCAGAGCACCATTTCCGGGAAGCCAACTCCCTTCGTCCCAATAATGCCAAATACCTGTATAATCTTGGAATTATCTTATTACGTAAAAATAAGAAAGAAGAAGCCGTAGCTATTTTTGAAAAAGCCTTGAAAGCGGGTTCTCGCGATCCTAAGATTTACCAGTACATTGCCGAGTCTTTTGAAGATTTAAAGCTGCATGATGTAGCTATAGATTCTTTAAAACAGGCTCTGAAAATGAAACCGGATGATGTAGATACCATGTTTCAACTGGCAGATATGTACTACAGCCGGGGAAACCTGACAGAAGCTGAGGATATGTTCCGTCGTATCGTGCGAGCTACTCCGGGAGATACCTACACAGAAACAGCTCTAATAAACCTCGGTATTATCCTCGACGAGTTAGAGAGGCATGAAGAAGCGATTTCTTCTCTCGAAAAGGCAATTGACCTGAATCCTAAAAACCCCAATGCTTATTACAACCTCGGTATTGCTTATAAAAATTCCGGTAAGCCTACAAAGGCCATTGAGCAGTGGAGAAAGGCTTCTGCCATAGAACCGGAAAATGCCAGAAACCTGGAAGCTATAGGAGATTATTACAATTCCAATGGCTATTACCTCGAAGCTTCAAGAGAATACGAAGATATTTTGAAGAAGAACCTGAATAATTACCGTGTGAAACTCAAGCTTTCGGATGTTTATTATCATTTGAAAAGTTTTGAATTAGCTGAAAAACACCTCTATGAAGTCTTAAATTTCTCAAAAAATGGAGAGGAAATCAAACAGGCACACCGAAAACTCGCACTGGTTTATGCTGCCGGCGGTCGAAAAAACATATCCAAAGCAAAGGATGAGGCCTATCGTGCAGCTCATATAGACCCGGATGATATGGAAAGTAAGTTGATTCTTGCAAGAATTCTCATTGATACCAATTCCCTGGTAGATAGAGAAAAAGCCATAGACGAGCTTACAGCGATAGTGCGTTCGGATGTAAAACCGGGTGTAGCTGCGAGAGCCTATAACTATCTGGGTCTTTGCTACTACAAAAATGGTGAGTTCAGGAAAGCCCTGCGAGAATTTCAAAATGCAATAGATTTAGATCCTTCTCTTACAGAAGCTTATGATAATAAGAGAGCTGCGAGAGCTTCTTATGAGGATAGTTTACAGGAAACAGGGCTCTAA
- the nusB gene encoding transcription antitermination factor NusB, whose amino-acid sequence MASRAKSRSLALQALYQYEMAQTKIDDLLTFRWYEKKIHETEKEYSEELIKGVVKNWELLDTLIKTYTINWGFERISIINRNILRLSIYSLINQREIPPKVIINEAIELARKFDEERSVSFINGILDAVYKDEIQRQTGDL is encoded by the coding sequence ATGGCTTCTCGAGCAAAAAGTAGAAGTCTTGCATTACAGGCACTTTATCAGTATGAAATGGCTCAAACCAAAATAGATGATCTCCTCACCTTTCGCTGGTATGAAAAAAAAATACACGAAACTGAAAAAGAATATAGCGAGGAACTCATTAAAGGTGTTGTGAAAAACTGGGAATTACTCGATACTCTAATTAAGACCTATACCATCAACTGGGGGTTTGAGAGGATTTCCATTATTAACCGTAATATTCTCAGGCTGTCTATTTATAGCCTTATCAACCAGAGAGAAATTCCTCCCAAAGTTATTATTAACGAAGCTATTGAGTTGGCCCGTAAATTTGACGAAGAAAGGTCTGTAAGCTTTATCAACGGCATTCTCGATGCCGTCTACAAGGACGAAATACAACGACAGACTGGAGACTTGTAA
- a CDS encoding 6,7-dimethyl-8-ribityllumazine synthase has protein sequence MSFKEIKVKFDGTSQKHAIVISRFNEFITESLLKGAIDAFERHGVNTEDVLVVRVPGAYEIPFTAKQLAETTKFDAITCLGAVIRGATGHYDFVAGESAKVGSISLDTGVPVIFGVLTTDTIEQAIERAGTKAGNKGFEAAVTAIEMANIKKAIREL, from the coding sequence ATGTCATTTAAAGAAATTAAAGTCAAGTTTGACGGAACCTCCCAGAAACATGCAATCGTTATTTCGAGGTTTAATGAATTTATTACAGAGAGTCTTCTGAAAGGTGCAATCGACGCTTTTGAAAGACATGGGGTGAATACAGAGGATGTTCTGGTTGTTCGGGTTCCGGGAGCCTATGAAATCCCATTTACTGCAAAACAACTGGCCGAAACCACAAAGTTTGACGCGATAACCTGTCTCGGAGCCGTGATTCGCGGGGCTACCGGACACTATGACTTTGTTGCAGGGGAATCGGCTAAAGTAGGTTCTATTTCTCTTGATACCGGAGTTCCGGTAATCTTTGGAGTTCTTACTACAGATACCATCGAGCAGGCAATAGAGCGTGCCGGAACAAAAGCCGGTAATAAGGGTTTTGAAGCAGCTGTAACAGCGATTGAAATGGCAAATATAAAAAAAGCCATCCGGGAACTATAA
- a CDS encoding Rpn family recombination-promoting nuclease/putative transposase yields the protein MKFADPKNDVAFRKIFGNEGKKVILISFLNSILSLEGDRKIIDLEFRNTFQLPRIAGFKSSIIDVRVKDQSGTTYIVEMQLSEVAGFDKRVQYYVSKEYASQIEKGDEYSKLTPVVFIGILEFEYFEGDNYLTEHLIINTKTRKNELKDINFNFIELPKFKKELEGCESLSDKWIYFIKNAENLEVIPDNVDDEGLKEAYTLSDRHNWTKDELNSYDYFLMREQDERGRVEIAEIKAEKRKSLEIAKNFKLAGIDNKTISIATGLTIEEIENL from the coding sequence ATGAAATTCGCTGATCCTAAAAATGATGTTGCGTTTCGAAAAATTTTTGGAAATGAAGGCAAAAAAGTAATCCTTATCTCCTTCCTAAACTCGATTTTGAGCTTGGAAGGAGATAGAAAGATTATAGATCTTGAATTTCGTAATACATTTCAGCTTCCCAGAATTGCCGGATTTAAATCTTCCATAATTGATGTTAGAGTGAAAGACCAATCCGGAACTACTTATATTGTAGAGATGCAACTCAGCGAAGTTGCCGGATTTGACAAAAGAGTTCAATATTATGTATCCAAAGAATATGCCTCTCAGATAGAAAAAGGGGATGAATATTCCAAATTAACTCCGGTAGTTTTTATTGGAATATTAGAGTTTGAATATTTTGAAGGTGATAATTATCTCACCGAGCATTTGATTATCAATACGAAAACCAGGAAGAACGAATTAAAAGATATTAACTTTAATTTTATAGAGTTGCCCAAGTTTAAAAAAGAATTAGAAGGCTGCGAAAGCCTTTCTGATAAATGGATATACTTCATAAAGAATGCTGAAAACTTAGAAGTCATTCCAGACAATGTTGACGATGAAGGTTTAAAAGAAGCCTATACTCTATCAGACAGGCATAATTGGACAAAAGACGAACTTAATAGTTACGACTATTTTCTTATGCGAGAACAGGATGAAAGAGGAAGAGTAGAAATAGCTGAAATAAAAGCAGAAAAAAGAAAAAGTTTAGAAATAGCTAAGAATTTTAAATTAGCTGGTATTGATAATAAAACTATTTCTATTGCTACAGGACTAACTATAGAAGAAATTGAAAATTTATAA